From the bacterium genome, one window contains:
- a CDS encoding beta-ketoacyl-ACP synthase has protein sequence MSTDCALAAMGLIQALGADADETWPRLLEGDQSRLSEWEPHTEGPPLVVAAVRDRLPDIPASLAAFACRNNAMALAALLQIETPLREAIARFGADRIGVIMGTSTSGVSDAEVAIRHQLESASLAPAFDYAQLEFGGIADFTARWLGTEGPAYTLSTACSSGARALASARSLLRLGFCDAVVAGAADTLCGLTTGGFSSLQAIAPEPTNPMSVNRRGLTLGEGAAVFLVTRDSGGVQLTGVGESSEAHHMSAPDPEGRGAETAMRSALEDAGAAPKELAYANLHGTGTALNDAMESVAVDHVLGREVPCSSTKPMTGHTLGAAGAIEAAFSWLVLQRAENRTLALPPHLFDGELDPECAPIRLAHKAETASVDERALVLTSSFGFGGNNCSLVLERKLS, from the coding sequence ATGAGCACCGACTGCGCTCTTGCCGCAATGGGCCTGATCCAGGCACTCGGGGCAGATGCCGACGAAACCTGGCCGCGCCTCCTCGAGGGCGACCAGAGCCGTCTTTCCGAATGGGAGCCCCATACCGAAGGGCCACCCCTCGTCGTGGCCGCCGTGCGCGACCGCCTGCCGGATATTCCCGCATCTCTCGCTGCGTTCGCCTGCCGCAACAATGCCATGGCCCTGGCGGCCCTGCTCCAGATCGAGACGCCTCTCCGCGAAGCCATCGCGCGCTTTGGCGCAGATCGGATCGGTGTCATCATGGGCACCAGCACCTCGGGCGTATCGGATGCCGAGGTGGCGATCCGCCACCAACTCGAGTCTGCTTCTCTTGCGCCGGCGTTCGACTACGCACAGCTCGAGTTCGGAGGCATCGCCGATTTCACGGCGCGCTGGCTAGGCACCGAAGGGCCCGCCTACACGCTCTCGACGGCTTGCTCTTCCGGCGCGCGAGCCCTGGCTTCGGCACGCTCGCTTCTACGCCTGGGCTTCTGCGATGCGGTGGTGGCCGGGGCGGCCGATACCCTATGCGGCCTGACGACCGGAGGCTTCTCGTCGCTTCAGGCGATCGCTCCGGAGCCGACCAACCCGATGAGTGTGAACCGGCGCGGGCTCACCCTGGGCGAAGGCGCAGCCGTATTTCTCGTCACGAGGGATTCGGGCGGCGTCCAACTCACCGGCGTCGGAGAATCCAGCGAAGCCCATCACATGTCGGCGCCGGATCCGGAGGGCCGCGGAGCCGAGACCGCGATGCGCTCCGCTCTCGAAGATGCGGGCGCCGCGCCGAAGGAACTTGCGTACGCCAATCTGCACGGAACGGGAACGGCGTTGAACGACGCGATGGAGAGCGTGGCAGTGGATCATGTCCTCGGTCGAGAGGTCCCGTGCAGCTCCACCAAACCGATGACCGGTCACACCCTCGGCGCCGCGGGCGCGATCGAAGCCGCCTTCAGCTGGCTCGTGCTCCAGCGTGCCGAGAACCGGACGCTCGCGCTCCCACCCCACCTCTTCGACGGCGAACTCGACCCGGAGTGCGCGCCCATTCGGCTCGCCCACAAGGCTGAAACCGCATCGGTCGATGAACGTGCGTTGGTCCTCACCAGCTCCTTCGGTTTTGGGGGCAACAACTGCAGCCTCGTCCTCGAGCGGAAGCTCTCGTGA
- a CDS encoding beta-ketoacyl synthase chain length factor, giving the protein MKTLLRSWCAWSPGLESVEQWTAWAKDPQPLASEGVPDARFLPAMLRRRCTPLSKILLKVASEGCSEAERSQARTVFASRHGSINESIGLLENVARGERISPAIFSHTVHNAQAGLFSIAMDNRQASSSLAGREDSFGSGLLEALGHLEREPERPVLFVMGDVPLDPVFASLVDEPACAYGVALLLARSGATNEGGFEVALERRPPDAKPLAWPPAAEFLRLWIGGDASFSIATSQHLWRFTR; this is encoded by the coding sequence GTGAAGACCTTGTTGCGCAGCTGGTGCGCCTGGTCGCCGGGCCTCGAATCCGTCGAGCAGTGGACAGCCTGGGCCAAGGATCCGCAGCCCCTCGCCAGCGAGGGCGTCCCCGACGCCAGGTTCCTGCCAGCCATGCTACGTCGCCGCTGCACGCCCCTCTCGAAGATCCTGCTGAAGGTCGCGAGCGAGGGTTGCAGCGAGGCGGAGCGCAGCCAGGCGAGAACGGTCTTCGCGTCGCGCCATGGCAGCATCAATGAATCGATCGGCCTGCTCGAGAACGTGGCGCGCGGAGAGCGGATCTCGCCCGCGATCTTCAGTCATACGGTGCACAACGCCCAGGCCGGCTTGTTCTCGATTGCCATGGACAATCGGCAGGCATCGAGTTCCCTGGCCGGGCGTGAGGACAGCTTCGGGAGTGGCTTGCTCGAGGCCCTCGGGCACCTGGAACGAGAGCCCGAGCGTCCTGTCCTCTTCGTGATGGGTGATGTGCCCCTCGATCCGGTGTTCGCCTCCCTCGTGGACGAACCCGCCTGCGCCTATGGCGTCGCGCTGCTACTGGCCCGAAGCGGCGCTACGAACGAGGGAGGCTTCGAGGTGGCCCTCGAGCGGAGGCCTCCTGATGCGAAACCCCTGGCCTGGCCCCCGGCCGCCGAGTTCCTACGCCTGTGGATCGGCGGGGACGCGAGCTTTTCGATCGCTACGTCTCAGCACCTCTGGCGCTTCACGCGCTAA
- a CDS encoding beta-ketoacyl-ACP synthase: protein MSGRRVVVTGMAGVSPIGASWTTVRDALRSGRAGLEVWPVLEEVEGVRTRLAGPVEEPALPPSAPRKKLRGMGRVARLATWATEKALEDAGLIGDPVISDGRTGLAYGSTSGSPDAMVAFCKAFGVERRAKSVVPMQYVKLMSHTCAANLAQYFEIRGAVLPTTSACTSGSQAIGVGYEQIRFGRQDVMICGGAEELHEIEVGVFDLMFATSTRNDEPSAASRPFDTDRDGLVVGEGAGTLVLEALEHAHARGANILAEVIGYGTNCDGLHLMAPDPAGMEGAMRRALADAQIEPNRVDYVCAHATATETGDIAESNATLRAYGGKVPVSSLKGHLGHTLGACGALEAWMALGMLQEGWIAPTLNLEEVDPRCAELDYVVGSPREAPLEIVASNNFAFGGINTSLLFRRIGS from the coding sequence TTGAGCGGGCGAAGGGTCGTCGTCACCGGCATGGCCGGCGTCTCTCCGATCGGTGCCAGCTGGACCACCGTGCGTGACGCACTTCGGAGCGGCCGCGCGGGGCTCGAAGTCTGGCCCGTTCTCGAAGAGGTCGAGGGCGTGCGAACTCGTCTCGCCGGCCCTGTCGAAGAACCCGCGCTTCCCCCTTCGGCGCCTCGCAAGAAACTGCGCGGGATGGGTCGGGTTGCGCGGCTCGCAACCTGGGCGACTGAAAAGGCGCTGGAAGATGCCGGCCTGATCGGGGATCCGGTGATCTCCGACGGACGAACGGGCCTCGCCTATGGCTCGACGTCCGGAAGCCCCGACGCGATGGTTGCTTTCTGCAAGGCCTTCGGCGTGGAGCGGCGCGCCAAGAGCGTCGTGCCGATGCAATACGTGAAGCTCATGAGCCACACCTGCGCAGCCAATCTGGCCCAGTACTTCGAAATCCGCGGTGCCGTGCTGCCGACCACGAGCGCTTGCACCTCGGGCTCCCAGGCGATCGGTGTGGGCTACGAGCAGATACGTTTCGGCCGCCAGGACGTGATGATCTGCGGCGGAGCAGAAGAGCTCCACGAGATCGAGGTCGGCGTGTTCGACCTCATGTTTGCGACCTCGACCCGCAACGACGAGCCCTCTGCAGCCTCGCGCCCTTTCGATACGGATCGGGACGGCCTGGTCGTGGGGGAGGGAGCGGGCACGCTCGTGCTCGAAGCGCTCGAGCATGCGCACGCCCGGGGCGCCAACATCCTGGCGGAAGTGATCGGCTACGGCACGAATTGCGATGGCCTGCACCTGATGGCGCCGGATCCGGCGGGCATGGAAGGTGCCATGCGCCGGGCGCTGGCCGACGCGCAGATCGAGCCCAACCGCGTGGACTATGTATGCGCTCATGCCACCGCCACCGAAACGGGCGACATCGCCGAGAGCAATGCGACGCTGCGCGCCTATGGCGGGAAGGTTCCGGTGAGTTCGCTCAAAGGGCATCTGGGGCACACCCTCGGTGCCTGTGGCGCGCTCGAGGCCTGGATGGCCCTTGGCATGTTGCAGGAGGGTTGGATCGCACCAACCCTGAACCTGGAAGAGGTCGATCCGCGCTGCGCCGAGCTCGACTATGTCGTCGGTAGCCCTCGGGAGGCCCCGCTCGAAATCGTTGCCAGCAACAACTTCGCGTTCGGCGGAATCAACACCTCCCTGCTGTTCCGTCGCATCGGCTCTTAG